Within Schaalia sp. HMT-172, the genomic segment GCCGCCTGCGGTAAGTCCGCGCAGTTCCCGCTGCAGGCGTGGCTGGGCGACGCCATGGCTGGCCCGACCCCCGTCTCCGCGCTCATCCACGCGGCCACGATGGTCACCGCCGGCGTCTACCTGATCGTCCGTTCCGGCGACGTCTTCATGGCTGCGCCCATCGCGGCGACCGCCGTCGCCATCATCGGCGCGATCACGCTCCTCTTCGGCGCGATCGTCGGTTGCGCGAAGGACGACATGAAGAAGGTCCTCGCTGCCTCCACCATGAGCCAGATTGGCTACATGATGCTGGGTGCGGGCCTGGGCCCCATCGGTTGGGCGTTCTCGATCTTCCACCTCTTCACCCACGGCTTCTTCAAGGCCCTCATGTTCCTCGGCGCCGGTTCCGTCATGCACGGCATGGGCGACCAGGTGAACATGCGTCGCTTCGGCGCCCTGCGCGGCGCCATGAAGGTCACGTGGCTGACGTTCATGATGGGCTGGCTGGCCATCCTCGGCGTTCCGCCGTTCTCCGGCTACTGGTCGAAGGACAAGATCATCGAGGCCGCCTTCAGCGCCGACAGCTTCGGCGGCAACATTGCTCTGTGGGCCGGCTGGGTCTACGGCCCCGTCGCGATGATCGGCGCGGGCGTGACCGCGTTCTACATGTCGCGTCTCTTCTTCATGACGTTCCACGGCAAGGCCCGCTGGACCACCGAGGCAGAGGGCGCGCCCGTGCACCCGCACGAGTCCGGCCCGCTCATGACGATCCCGATGATCGTCCTCGCCGTCGGCGCGGTCGTCCTCGGCGGCGCCCTGTCCGTCGGTGACACGTTCACCGACTGGCTGGTCCCCTCGATCGGCCACGTCATGCACGGTGACCCCGTCCTCAACGAGTACGTCATTCAGGGAGCCACCCTCGCCCTCGTCATCATCGGCGCTCTCATCGCGTGGATGAAGTACGGGCGCGACGAGGTTCCCACCTCCGTCCCCGCAGGAAACGCCCTGACCGAGGCCGCGCGCCGCGACCTCTACCAGGACACCGTCAACGAGACCCTGTTCATGATGCCCGCCAAGGGCCTCGTCACCGTCGCGACCGTCGGCGATGCGAGCGCCATCGACGGAGCGCTGGACGGCCTCGGCGCCGGCTCGCAGCTGCTCGGACGCATCGTTGGCGTCACCCAGAACGGCCTCGTGCGCACCTACGCCGCCTACATCCTGGGAGGCGTCATCCTCGCCCTGGCCATCGTCCTCGGATTCAGGCTGTAAAGGGGTACACGACAATGGAAAGTGCAATGGTTGCTGCTAACTTCCCGTGGCTGACCGTCCTCGTGGCCCTTCCGGCCGCGGGCGCGGCCCTCCTCGGCTTCGTCCCGCCCCTCAGGCGCTCCGCTGGGCGCCTCGTCGCCCTGGCCATCGCCCTCGTCGAGCTCGCCCTCGGCGTGTACGCTGCCGCCACCGCGTTCAACTGGTCCGCCCCGGCCTCGTACCAGCTCTACGAGTCCCGCACGTGGATCCCGCAGATGGGCGTCACCTGGTCCCTCGGCGTGACCTCCCTCGGCCTCGTCATGATCCTCCTGGCCCTCGCGCTCGTGCCGATCGTGCTCGTCGCCGGCTGGGACGAGAACGAGGACCGGGGCGCCTACCCGGCGCTGGTGCTCGCCCTCCAGGCGTTCATGGTCCTCATCTTCGCGGCTTACGACCTGGTGGTCTTCTACGTCGCCTTCGAGGCCATGCTGGTCCCGCTGTACCTCATGATCGGACGCTACGGCGTCGGCGACGAGGCAGCCCGCCACAAGGCCGCGATGAAGTTCCTGCTGT encodes:
- the nuoL gene encoding NADH-quinone oxidoreductase subunit L; translated protein: MTTFMFPQALTVYDTVPATGAAAYAWALILIPLASAGLLLLLGRASDKWGHLLATLASWSTFVVGALIAAQMWNAPVDARRFGQTLFTWIPAGDFTVDFGLLVDPLSITFVILVTFVGSLIHVYAIAYMEHDAARRRFFAYLNFFIAAMLTLVLADSYAGLFAGWEGVGLASYLLIGFWNHVPAYAVAAKKAFVMNRVGDMGMLIAMMAMVASFHSVSFSVVSTQVESIPAASATVIGFFLLVAACGKSAQFPLQAWLGDAMAGPTPVSALIHAATMVTAGVYLIVRSGDVFMAAPIAATAVAIIGAITLLFGAIVGCAKDDMKKVLAASTMSQIGYMMLGAGLGPIGWAFSIFHLFTHGFFKALMFLGAGSVMHGMGDQVNMRRFGALRGAMKVTWLTFMMGWLAILGVPPFSGYWSKDKIIEAAFSADSFGGNIALWAGWVYGPVAMIGAGVTAFYMSRLFFMTFHGKARWTTEAEGAPVHPHESGPLMTIPMIVLAVGAVVLGGALSVGDTFTDWLVPSIGHVMHGDPVLNEYVIQGATLALVIIGALIAWMKYGRDEVPTSVPAGNALTEAARRDLYQDTVNETLFMMPAKGLVTVATVGDASAIDGALDGLGAGSQLLGRIVGVTQNGLVRTYAAYILGGVILALAIVLGFRL